From a region of the Triticum aestivum cultivar Chinese Spring chromosome 7D, IWGSC CS RefSeq v2.1, whole genome shotgun sequence genome:
- the LOC123166476 gene encoding 1-deoxy-D-xylulose 5-phosphate reductoisomerase, chloroplastic: MALKVSFPGELAGAAILESPRSGAFRHLRQAVDFTFRKRDKRAAFLRMTCCSMQQGPLPAWPGRAVAEPERRSWDSPKPISIIGSTGSVGTQTLAIVAENPDKFRVVALAAGSNVTLLADQVKMFKPNLVAIGNESLLNELKEALADCEYMPEIIPGEQGVIEVARHPDAVTVVTGIVGCAGLEPTVAAIEAGKDIALANKETLIAGGPFVLPLAHKHNVKILPADSEHSAIFQCIQGLSEGSLRRVILTASGGAFRDWPIERLKDVQVADALKHPNWKMGKKITVDSATLFNKGLEVIEAHYLFGVEYDNIEIMIHPQSIIHSMIETKDSSVLAQLGRTDMRLPILYTLSWPERVYCSEITWPRLDLCELGSLTFKAVDNVKYPSVDLAYAAGRAGGTMPGVLSAANEKAVELFINEKISYLDIFKVVEMTCNAHRNELVTSPSLEEIIHYDQWARKFSATLQPSSSRRSIVLA, encoded by the exons CCGTGGACTTCACGTTCCGAAAGAGGGACAAAAGAGCAGCCTTCCTTAGAATGACATGCTGTTCTATGCAGCAGGGCCCTTTGCCCGCCTGGCCTGGCCGAGCTGTCGCAGAACCTGAGAGGAGGTCATGGGATAGCCCAAAGCCCATCTCAATCATAGGCTCAACTGGTTCCGTAGGAACACAG ACGTTGGCCATAGTTGCGGAGAATCCTGATAAGTTCCGAGTTGTTGCTCTTGCTGCTGGCTCCAATGTGACTCTTCTCGCTGATCAG GTGAAAATGTTCAAACCAAATCTGGTCGCAATAGGAAATGAGTCGTTACTTAATGAACTAAAGGAAGCATTAGCTGACTGTGAATACATGCCGGAAATTATTCCCGGGGAGCAGGGTGTCATAGAG GTCGCCCGCCACCCGGATGCAGTTACAGTAGTTACCGGCATAGTAGGGTGTGCAGGACTGGAG CCTACAGTTGCAGCAATTGAAGCTGGGAAAGATATTGCACTGGCAAATAAAGAGACACTCATCGCAGGTGGTCCTTTCGTGCTTCCACTTGCGCACAAGCACAATGTGAAAATACTTCCGGCTGATTCTGAACACTCTGCAATATTTCAG TGTATACAAGGCTTGTCTGAAGGATCACTTCGTCGAGTTATTCTGACTGCCTCTGGTGGTGCTTTCAG GGACTGGCCAATTGAGAGGCTGAAAGATGTACAAGTTGCTGATGCTTTGAAGCACCCAAACTGGAAAATGGGGAAGAAAATCACAGTAGATTCTGCTACTTTGTTCAACAAG GGTTTAGAAGTTATTGAGGCACATTATTTGTTTGGTGTTGAATATGATAACATTGAGATTATGATTCACCCGCAGTCTATCATACACTCTATGATTGAAACAAAG GATTCATCTGTCCTTGCTCAGCTGGGAAGGACAGACATGCGGCTACCTATCCTATACACCTTATCTTGGCCAGAAAGGGTCTATTGCTCTGAGATCACCTGGCCCCGGCTAGATCTTTGCGA GCTGGGCTCGCTAACATTCAAAGCTGTCGACAACGTGAAATACCCATCGGTTGATCTCGCATATGCAGCAGGGCGAGCCGGGGGCACCATGCCGGGAGTTCTGAGTGCCGCTAATGAGAAGGCCGTGGAGCTGTTCATCAACGAAAA GATCAGCTACCTGGACATCTTCAAGGTGGTAGAGATGACATGCAATGCACACCGCAACGAGCTGGTGACAAGCCCGTCCCTCGAGGAGATCATACATTACGACCAGTGGGCAAGGAAGTTCAGCGCCACCCTACAGCCATCGTCATCTAGGCGGAGCATTGTGCTCGCATAA